The following coding sequences are from one Nonlabens arenilitoris window:
- a CDS encoding PLP-dependent transferase has product MKDNKVLNYLEEIIKNHPSDWLGLTTHRLDIYNEKLAKTQFLEQLETLYSKNNASTGALAVLPTAYDYIRLGHPLSSVLEWGIAQLNGLEAENVISFSSKIIPVLAVLRKNLLENRDTQINYTGELPSIFNTTILKEVYGYEFQLQKVNDPSEIVAFNGSTIFITENDSINTVNISSNIDFVISLHGKLGSVLVINSSLDKSYVSDIQHVRRRETIAMTPSNSLVALKSLVKQQPIIVTDSDVTNDKTSVLNSIKEITGTQLSPLVASSGLSIQYAIMMGLVHDAQENHPGKAIKFIVPPNCYGGTNDQARRVAACLSNVAVVDLPVDGDNDMVQSIDNVLNQIAAQDAVPYIIAEIPTNPRVEVPDLVALKNALSKERKTPEGTTAIDPVFILDQTFCPNVHFLGDGKMLSTVRTISYASGSKFPSGGKCTAGYCVGNNKTSKLMDKIELHLTLCDNEATDLQYEILAAQLPSMNQRIKDAYKNTREFVTFVQETLPNAKINFVSEELAKQGFTPSVFSLDLPTKGATEEEKETYKRALNLKLINLMITEIPNESKFCVSYGQLKGCYWTIPATSTQGTTKEGDKDYIVRASLSPDLDLELHKRVFKEFVDHI; this is encoded by the coding sequence ATGAAAGACAATAAAGTTCTCAATTATTTAGAAGAAATAATCAAAAACCATCCTTCTGACTGGCTAGGCCTTACCACTCATAGACTGGATATTTATAATGAAAAACTTGCAAAAACACAATTCCTAGAGCAATTAGAAACTCTTTATAGTAAAAATAATGCTTCTACTGGTGCTCTAGCTGTATTACCTACAGCTTACGATTATATAAGATTGGGCCATCCATTATCTAGTGTGTTAGAATGGGGAATTGCTCAGTTAAATGGACTAGAGGCAGAAAATGTTATTAGTTTTTCTTCAAAAATAATTCCTGTACTTGCCGTATTGAGAAAAAATTTGTTGGAAAATCGAGATACTCAGATTAATTATACAGGTGAATTACCATCCATTTTTAATACAACAATTTTAAAAGAAGTTTATGGATATGAATTTCAATTACAAAAAGTAAACGACCCATCTGAGATAGTAGCATTTAATGGTAGTACTATTTTCATCACTGAGAATGATAGCATAAATACAGTAAATATTAGTTCAAATATTGACTTTGTGATCAGCTTGCATGGCAAATTGGGTAGTGTTTTAGTTATTAATAGCTCTTTAGATAAATCCTATGTTTCTGACATACAACATGTACGTAGAAGAGAAACTATAGCAATGACACCATCTAATTCATTAGTGGCTTTAAAATCGCTAGTAAAGCAACAACCTATTATTGTGACAGATAGTGACGTCACTAATGATAAAACTAGTGTATTAAACTCTATTAAAGAAATAACAGGTACGCAGTTATCACCTTTAGTTGCATCTAGTGGATTATCTATTCAATATGCCATAATGATGGGATTAGTACACGACGCGCAAGAAAACCATCCTGGCAAAGCTATCAAATTTATTGTACCACCTAATTGTTATGGTGGAACTAATGATCAAGCCAGACGTGTAGCTGCCTGCTTAAGCAATGTAGCTGTTGTAGACTTACCGGTAGATGGTGATAATGATATGGTACAAAGTATAGATAATGTTTTAAATCAAATCGCTGCTCAAGATGCTGTTCCATACATTATTGCTGAGATACCAACAAATCCAAGAGTTGAAGTTCCTGATCTAGTGGCTTTGAAAAATGCTTTAAGTAAAGAGCGTAAAACACCAGAGGGAACAACGGCGATAGATCCAGTATTTATTCTAGATCAAACTTTTTGTCCTAATGTACATTTTCTAGGTGATGGTAAAATGTTATCAACAGTAAGAACAATATCGTATGCCAGCGGTTCTAAATTCCCTAGTGGTGGAAAATGTACTGCCGGATACTGTGTAGGTAACAATAAAACTAGTAAGTTGATGGATAAGATTGAGTTACACTTAACCTTGTGTGATAATGAAGCAACAGATTTACAATATGAGATTCTTGCAGCTCAATTGCCGTCAATGAATCAACGTATTAAAGACGCTTATAAAAACACCCGTGAATTTGTAACATTTGTCCAAGAGACTTTGCCTAATGCAAAAATCAATTTTGTATCTGAAGAGCTTGCAAAACAAGGATTTACACCATCTGTTTTCTCTCTAGACCTACCTACAAAAGGTGCTACCGAGGAAGAGAAAGAAACCTATAAAAGAGCTTTAAACCTTAAGCTCATCAATCTAATGATCACTGAAATACCAAACGAAAGTAAATTTTGTGTGAGTTATGGGCAATTGAAAGGTTGCTACTGGACCATACCAGCGACATCAACTCAAGGTACTACCAAAGAAGGAGATAAAGACTATATAGTTCGAGCTTCTCTATCACCAGATCTAGACCTAGAGTTACATAAAAGGGTATTTAAAGAATTTGTTGATCATATTTAA
- a CDS encoding cupin domain-containing protein, with product MNKVETIRKGEGKNYNYSQDHCFVKLSSDQTNGELCIVEDTLKPGFYLPRHHHKLMTEVFYILEGEVDLIFDDQTIILKQGDTITVPVNIWHAARCKHGGKMLTIFKNGQFDKYLERLSKMSDQDFENEDLMESVAESFDIYNA from the coding sequence ATGAATAAAGTAGAAACCATAAGAAAAGGCGAAGGTAAAAACTATAACTACTCACAAGATCACTGCTTTGTAAAACTATCTTCTGATCAAACTAACGGTGAATTATGTATCGTTGAGGATACTCTAAAGCCAGGATTTTATTTACCTAGACATCATCATAAATTGATGACTGAGGTCTTTTATATCCTAGAAGGCGAGGTGGATTTGATATTTGATGATCAAACCATTATTCTCAAACAAGGAGATACCATAACCGTACCTGTCAACATCTGGCATGCGGCTCGTTGTAAACATGGTGGCAAGATGCTTACTATTTTTAAAAATGGACAGTTTGACAAATACCTAGAGCGACTTTCTAAAATGTCTGATCAGGATTTTGAAAATGAAGATTTAATGGAATCTGTAGCCGAATCATTTGACATCTATAATGCCTGA
- a CDS encoding sodium:solute symporter family protein: protein MALELIDFLIIISFFLVSLFVGIAVSKKSSKNASSFYLSGRNMPWWLLGVSMVATTFAADTPNLVAGIVRNTGVAGNWEWWAFLLTGMLTVFFYARLWRRSGVTTDLEFYELRYHGKSAAFLRGFRAIYLGVIFNVIIMATVCLAAIKIGNVMFGFTAGETLWIASIVTVLYSLLGGLKGVLITDFIQFIIAMVGSIWATMYILDLPEINGMQNLITHPNVAGKIDLLPDFSNTELMMGIFLIPLAVQWWSTWYPGAEPGGGGYVAQRMLAAKDEKNATWAVLFFNLAHYALRPWPWIIIGLASLIIYPNLDSLATAFPNLNPKFVKDDLSYPAMLTFLPAGLLGLVITSLIAAFMSTISTHLNWGSSYVVNDFYARFIKKDASEKQKIIVGRLSIVAMMACAGLLSLVLEQAKDAFDLVIQIGAGSGLLFIMRWFWHRINPWSEITAMASSLIIAMIFFADSRLDTQLFANWAGYEKICFNVVVTTVAWLIATFTTRPTQAETLEHFNHVIFGKESKFHNFPVKIWGFFMGIIGVYSLLFSIGKFLYGDYTMGSSLMGLFIICVLGLIALRKKLF from the coding sequence ATGGCACTAGAACTCATTGACTTTCTGATCATCATATCGTTCTTTTTAGTATCACTATTTGTAGGAATAGCTGTCTCAAAAAAAAGTTCTAAGAACGCATCTTCCTTTTATTTATCTGGTCGTAACATGCCATGGTGGCTTCTAGGAGTTTCTATGGTGGCTACCACTTTTGCAGCAGACACGCCTAATCTGGTCGCAGGTATCGTGCGCAATACCGGTGTAGCCGGTAACTGGGAATGGTGGGCTTTTTTACTTACCGGTATGTTAACGGTCTTTTTCTATGCTAGATTATGGCGCCGCAGTGGAGTTACTACAGATCTAGAGTTTTATGAGTTAAGATATCATGGTAAAAGTGCAGCGTTTTTGAGAGGTTTTAGAGCGATATATCTAGGCGTTATATTTAATGTCATTATTATGGCTACCGTATGCCTGGCAGCAATAAAAATAGGTAATGTGATGTTTGGCTTTACTGCAGGTGAAACATTGTGGATTGCTTCTATTGTTACCGTACTTTATTCTTTATTAGGTGGATTAAAAGGCGTGTTAATCACAGATTTTATACAGTTTATAATTGCCATGGTAGGATCTATATGGGCTACTATGTACATTCTAGACTTACCTGAGATCAATGGTATGCAAAACCTCATCACGCATCCTAATGTTGCCGGTAAGATTGATTTACTGCCTGACTTTTCTAATACAGAGTTGATGATGGGTATTTTCTTAATCCCACTTGCTGTTCAATGGTGGAGTACCTGGTATCCTGGTGCAGAGCCTGGTGGTGGTGGCTATGTTGCACAACGCATGCTTGCAGCAAAGGATGAAAAAAACGCCACTTGGGCCGTGTTATTTTTTAATCTAGCACACTATGCCTTACGTCCATGGCCATGGATCATTATAGGACTGGCATCTCTTATTATCTATCCTAATTTAGACTCGCTAGCGACTGCTTTTCCTAATCTAAATCCTAAGTTTGTTAAAGACGATTTGAGTTACCCAGCGATGCTTACGTTCTTACCTGCTGGTCTGTTAGGCCTAGTTATTACTAGTTTAATAGCTGCTTTTATGAGCACTATATCCACTCATTTAAATTGGGGTTCTAGTTATGTAGTGAACGATTTCTATGCTAGGTTTATAAAAAAGGATGCCAGTGAAAAACAAAAAATAATAGTAGGAAGGCTTTCTATCGTTGCCATGATGGCTTGTGCTGGCCTATTATCATTAGTTTTAGAACAAGCAAAGGATGCTTTTGACCTAGTCATACAAATAGGTGCTGGATCAGGCTTGCTGTTTATTATGCGATGGTTTTGGCATCGTATTAATCCATGGAGTGAGATTACCGCAATGGCAAGCTCTTTAATTATTGCTATGATATTTTTTGCAGACAGTCGATTAGACACGCAACTATTTGCAAACTGGGCTGGTTATGAAAAAATATGTTTCAACGTTGTTGTTACTACCGTTGCATGGCTTATCGCCACATTTACCACCAGACCTACACAAGCAGAGACTCTAGAGCACTTTAATCATGTCATTTTTGGAAAAGAATCAAAGTTCCATAATTTTCCAGTAAAAATTTGGGGCTTTTTTATGGGAATCATTGGGGTATACAGCCTGCTGTTTTCTATCGGTAAATTTCTTTATGGAGATTATACAATGGGAAGTAGTCTAATGGGACTATTTATTATATGTGTTTTGGGATTAATAGCGTTAAGAAAGAAGTTATTTTAA
- the pfkA gene encoding 6-phosphofructokinase: MNQTIKKIGVMTSGGDSPGMNAALRSVVRTCAFHGVECLGIYRGYQGLIEGDFKEMTARSVNNIINKGGTILKSARSQEFRTVEGRKKAYEHVKASGMDALVVIGGDGSFTGGMVFNEEFNFPVMGIPGTIDNDIYGTSSTLGFDTALNTVVECIDKIRDTASSHNRLFFVEVMGRDVGHIALNAGVGAGAEEILIPEEDMGKDRLVESLKRSRESGKSSSIVVVAEGDKTGDNVFELKDYVEKNMPEYEVRVSVLGHMQRGGSPSCWDRVLASRMGVKAVESLLEGKTNYMVGINNNKIELCPLDMAVKGKTEIDTELLRVSDIMTV; the protein is encoded by the coding sequence ATGAATCAAACGATTAAGAAAATAGGTGTTATGACCTCTGGAGGCGATTCTCCAGGGATGAATGCTGCATTAAGATCAGTAGTACGTACCTGTGCATTTCATGGTGTAGAATGTTTAGGTATTTATCGCGGTTATCAAGGATTGATAGAAGGTGATTTTAAAGAAATGACTGCACGTAGTGTCAATAATATCATTAATAAAGGTGGAACGATACTTAAAAGTGCACGTTCTCAAGAATTCCGCACGGTAGAAGGAAGAAAGAAAGCTTATGAGCACGTAAAAGCATCTGGTATGGATGCGTTAGTGGTAATAGGTGGAGATGGTAGTTTTACCGGTGGTATGGTCTTTAATGAAGAGTTTAACTTTCCTGTAATGGGAATTCCTGGTACTATAGATAATGATATTTATGGGACCAGTTCAACCTTAGGTTTTGACACTGCATTAAATACGGTAGTAGAGTGTATCGATAAGATTAGGGATACGGCCAGTTCTCACAACAGACTATTTTTTGTAGAGGTCATGGGACGTGATGTAGGGCACATCGCTCTTAATGCTGGAGTAGGTGCTGGTGCAGAGGAGATTCTTATACCTGAAGAAGACATGGGGAAAGATCGTCTCGTAGAGAGTTTAAAACGCAGTCGCGAGTCTGGTAAATCATCGAGTATAGTAGTAGTTGCCGAAGGTGATAAGACAGGTGATAACGTGTTTGAGTTAAAAGATTATGTAGAGAAGAACATGCCAGAGTATGAGGTACGTGTATCTGTACTAGGTCACATGCAACGCGGTGGCTCGCCATCATGTTGGGATCGTGTTCTCGCCAGTCGTATGGGCGTTAAAGCAGTAGAAAGTCTTCTAGAAGGTAAGACTAATTATATGGTCGGTATCAATAATAATAAGATTGAGTTATGTCCATTGGACATGGCTGTAAAAGGTAAAACCGAAATTGACACAGAGCTCTTACGAGTATCTGATATCATGACGGTATAA
- the gap gene encoding type I glyceraldehyde-3-phosphate dehydrogenase, whose product MSKKLKLAINGFGRIGRIVFRATLERANVEVVAINDLVDVEQLAYLLEYDSVHGRYGGSIEIKDGNLIIDGVQVRVTAERDPKNLKWDEVGVDVVADCTGIFTDLDSAQAHIDAGAKKVVISAPSKTAPMFVMGVNDHELTADHKIVSNASCTTNCLAPMAKILDENFGIAEALMTTVHATTATQATVDGPSKKNYRLGRSAMNNIIPATTGAAVAVTKVIPSLKGKLTGMAFRVPTVDVSVVDLTVKLNKETSLEEINKAFKDASTGAMAGVVGYTDEAVVSQDFVSDARTSIYDAGAAIELNPTFFKLVSWYDNEFGYSNKLVDLAEKVHSL is encoded by the coding sequence ATGAGTAAAAAACTGAAATTAGCAATCAACGGATTTGGTCGCATAGGACGTATCGTTTTTAGAGCAACTCTAGAACGTGCCAACGTAGAAGTAGTAGCAATTAATGATTTAGTAGATGTAGAACAACTAGCTTACTTGCTAGAATATGATTCTGTACACGGACGTTATGGTGGATCTATTGAAATTAAAGATGGTAACTTAATCATTGACGGCGTACAAGTTCGTGTCACTGCAGAGCGTGACCCGAAGAACTTAAAATGGGATGAAGTAGGAGTAGACGTTGTTGCAGATTGTACCGGTATTTTTACTGATCTAGATAGTGCACAGGCACATATCGATGCTGGAGCAAAGAAAGTGGTGATATCTGCACCATCAAAAACAGCACCTATGTTTGTAATGGGTGTTAACGATCATGAATTAACTGCAGATCATAAAATTGTATCTAACGCTTCATGTACGACAAACTGTCTAGCACCTATGGCAAAGATACTTGATGAGAATTTTGGTATTGCTGAGGCTTTAATGACTACAGTACATGCAACTACAGCAACGCAAGCAACTGTTGATGGTCCTAGCAAGAAAAACTATCGACTAGGTCGTAGTGCTATGAATAATATTATACCTGCAACAACTGGTGCGGCAGTGGCAGTTACTAAGGTGATTCCATCTTTAAAGGGGAAATTAACGGGTATGGCGTTCCGTGTGCCTACGGTTGATGTATCTGTAGTAGATTTAACGGTTAAGTTAAATAAAGAAACTTCTCTAGAAGAAATTAATAAAGCGTTTAAAGATGCGTCTACAGGTGCTATGGCTGGTGTAGTAGGTTATACTGATGAAGCAGTGGTGTCACAGGATTTTGTAAGTGATGCTAGAACTAGTATATATGATGCAGGCGCAGCTATAGAATTAAACCCTACATTCTTTAAGTTAGTTAGCTGGTATGATAACGAGTTTGGTTATTCTAATAAGTTAGTAGACCTAGCTGAAAAAGTACACTCTCTATAA
- a CDS encoding BadF/BadG/BcrA/BcrD ATPase family protein, with protein MILITDSGSTKCDWIALDNNGEQLFKVKTGGMNPAILTLEELPLRILESKELVAHKDQVEKLFFYGAGCGTENPRLALENLLKNYFSNAEVVVKEDTAAAVYAAVGDEPGIVCILGTGSNCCFSDGNTIEQRVVSLGYTLMDEASGNWYGKNLLRDYGFKNMPSDLMNKFEKAYNLDPDYLKFHLYKQPNPNAFLAHHAEFIFQNLDERYIKKLLRKGLRKFSRNMILQFREEIKSYEVHFVGSIAHFAQDRIKQVAAEFGYEVGNIVRRPIDGLVAYHRNKLKA; from the coding sequence ATGATTTTAATTACAGATAGTGGCTCTACTAAGTGCGACTGGATTGCTCTTGATAATAATGGAGAGCAGCTATTTAAAGTGAAAACAGGTGGTATGAATCCAGCCATTCTTACTCTTGAAGAATTGCCTTTGCGCATTCTAGAAAGTAAAGAATTAGTAGCACATAAGGATCAGGTTGAAAAACTATTTTTTTATGGTGCAGGTTGTGGTACAGAAAATCCTAGACTTGCTCTTGAGAATTTATTGAAAAATTATTTTTCAAATGCAGAAGTAGTCGTTAAAGAAGATACAGCAGCGGCGGTTTATGCGGCAGTAGGTGATGAGCCTGGCATCGTTTGTATATTAGGTACTGGTTCTAACTGCTGTTTCAGTGATGGAAATACTATAGAGCAACGTGTCGTTTCTCTTGGATATACGCTTATGGATGAGGCCAGTGGGAACTGGTATGGTAAAAATTTATTGAGAGATTATGGTTTTAAAAATATGCCATCAGATTTAATGAATAAATTTGAAAAAGCATATAATCTGGATCCGGATTATTTAAAATTTCATCTGTATAAGCAACCTAATCCTAATGCTTTTCTAGCGCATCATGCTGAATTTATTTTTCAAAACCTTGATGAACGTTACATTAAAAAATTACTTAGGAAAGGATTGCGTAAGTTTTCTCGTAATATGATTTTACAATTTAGAGAAGAAATTAAATCTTATGAAGTTCATTTTGTAGGTAGTATTGCCCACTTTGCACAAGATAGAATTAAACAGGTCGCTGCAGAGTTTGGTTATGAAGTTGGAAACATAGTACGTAGACCGATTGATGGTCTTGTAGCATATCACAGAAATAAATTAAAAGCTTAA
- a CDS encoding CIA30 family protein, whose translation MINTIDIIDFGKSGNTNDWVIVNDDVMGGLSQSTAVAYENYVLFSGTTSLKNNGGFASYRSPYGNFNLKDLTAVEIKFKSTGRRFSFQLDAYRSWWYPNYKHQFSNNSDQWTTVQLPLGNFKEYKVGEQTGKKISQSQLENILRLGIILLDKEEGPFELQIDYIKFI comes from the coding sequence ATGATAAATACTATAGATATTATTGATTTTGGTAAATCTGGGAATACTAATGATTGGGTGATAGTAAATGATGACGTAATGGGTGGTTTATCGCAAAGCACAGCAGTGGCATATGAAAATTACGTTTTATTTTCTGGTACAACATCATTAAAAAATAATGGTGGTTTTGCCAGCTATCGCAGTCCTTATGGAAATTTTAATCTTAAAGACCTCACAGCTGTTGAAATAAAATTTAAAAGTACAGGCCGGCGGTTTTCTTTTCAGTTAGATGCTTATCGTTCCTGGTGGTATCCTAACTATAAACATCAATTTTCTAATAATAGTGATCAGTGGACTACCGTTCAATTACCGCTCGGAAATTTTAAAGAATATAAAGTAGGAGAACAAACCGGTAAAAAAATATCCCAATCACAATTAGAAAACATCTTGCGATTGGGAATTATATTATTAGATAAAGAAGAAGGTCCTTTTGAATTGCAAATAGACTACATCAAATTTATTTAA
- a CDS encoding DUF349 domain-containing protein, producing the protein MKELFTQTGPATKALNNHLWEQFRIVGREFNHAKNAFYKDLKKDQQENLDKKMKLIEIAEQHLAGDDFNGSLPVMKRIQSEWKEIGHVPRKVSDKIWKRFQAACNGFFDKKNAQRKEENAEETANFEAKMRVFDALKEMLPQDDQDAMKADVEKHMADWAAIGRVPYSKRHIQDKFDKLLQAKLKAAGMSAVDAEMLKYQSKLSSLESGDARDFTNERFYLKKRRDEIQDEKRQLENNMQFINAKDDKNPFVVQLKKNTAALDKELDLIKEKQKQLNILERQMNKTDDEDSKDEESSEATE; encoded by the coding sequence TTGAAAGAATTATTTACTCAAACTGGACCTGCAACTAAAGCATTGAACAATCATTTATGGGAACAATTTAGAATTGTTGGACGTGAATTTAATCATGCAAAAAACGCCTTCTATAAAGACCTAAAGAAAGATCAGCAAGAGAATCTAGATAAGAAAATGAAACTTATAGAGATTGCTGAGCAGCACCTGGCTGGCGATGATTTCAATGGCTCTTTACCTGTTATGAAGCGTATTCAAAGTGAATGGAAAGAGATAGGTCATGTTCCTAGGAAAGTAAGTGATAAAATCTGGAAGCGTTTTCAGGCTGCGTGTAATGGTTTCTTTGATAAGAAAAATGCACAAAGAAAAGAAGAGAATGCTGAGGAAACAGCAAATTTTGAGGCAAAGATGAGAGTCTTTGATGCCTTAAAAGAAATGTTACCACAAGATGATCAAGATGCTATGAAGGCTGATGTTGAAAAACATATGGCAGACTGGGCAGCAATAGGTAGAGTTCCTTATTCTAAACGTCATATTCAAGACAAGTTTGATAAATTATTACAAGCTAAATTAAAAGCTGCTGGAATGAGCGCTGTGGATGCAGAAATGCTTAAATATCAGTCTAAACTTTCTAGTTTAGAATCTGGAGATGCTCGTGATTTTACAAATGAGCGCTTTTATTTAAAAAAGCGTCGTGATGAAATACAAGACGAAAAAAGACAGCTTGAAAATAACATGCAGTTTATTAACGCAAAAGATGATAAAAACCCTTTTGTAGTTCAACTAAAAAAGAACACAGCTGCATTAGATAAAGAACTAGACTTAATTAAAGAAAAGCAAAAACAGCTCAATATTCTTGAACGTCAAATGAACAAAACAGATGACGAAGATTCAAAAGATGAAGAATCTTCTGAGGCAACAGAATAG
- a CDS encoding DUF349 domain-containing protein produces the protein MDTNDNLHKDADGNLENVNNTDQNPQDMPENDMNTESTTNVEATTVTPAETVTSEDIKDEKVEAPAETLKETETTTDNDDDSDDHVEDVEAQTLPDTDYNTLEMPALVASLRQLIQDFPINTIKTHVDDIKKAFESKDQEAEKEARDEFVKANPATEEAPAPEFVYDNPISKEFNDLHSLYRKQRGEFQRQQRKEQEDNLEKRKNIIESIKNLIDEEENIGTTFKKFNALQQEWKNTGKIPHDAYNIVWNDYRLHTQNFYDYIDLSKELRDKDFERNLDFHNKIIARAEELGNEPDIHKALRELQELHRMWKEDAGPVAKEHRDPIWDKFSAATKVIHDKRQAYYEERDKLADKNQTIKQNIIAEIKKLQQLVPKIIKDGRTV, from the coding sequence ATGGATACGAACGACAACCTGCATAAAGATGCAGACGGAAATTTAGAAAACGTGAACAACACTGACCAGAACCCACAAGACATGCCAGAAAATGACATGAATACAGAATCTACAACAAATGTAGAAGCAACCACAGTTACACCAGCAGAAACCGTAACTAGTGAAGATATTAAGGATGAGAAAGTTGAAGCACCAGCTGAAACTCTTAAAGAAACTGAGACTACTACAGACAATGATGACGACAGTGATGATCATGTAGAAGATGTTGAAGCTCAAACATTGCCTGATACAGATTATAATACCTTAGAAATGCCTGCATTAGTAGCATCTTTAAGACAATTGATACAGGATTTTCCTATCAACACGATTAAAACTCATGTAGATGATATCAAAAAAGCGTTTGAATCAAAAGATCAAGAAGCTGAGAAAGAAGCTCGTGATGAATTTGTAAAAGCAAATCCAGCTACAGAAGAAGCTCCGGCTCCAGAGTTTGTTTATGATAATCCTATCAGTAAAGAGTTTAACGATTTACACAGTTTATATCGCAAACAACGTGGAGAGTTTCAACGTCAACAACGTAAAGAACAAGAAGACAATCTTGAAAAGAGAAAAAACATCATTGAATCTATTAAGAATTTAATTGATGAAGAGGAAAATATAGGGACTACTTTTAAAAAGTTCAATGCCCTACAACAAGAGTGGAAAAATACTGGTAAAATACCACATGATGCTTATAACATCGTATGGAATGATTATCGTTTACACACTCAAAACTTCTATGATTACATTGATTTAAGTAAAGAATTACGTGATAAAGACTTTGAACGTAATCTAGATTTTCATAATAAAATCATCGCACGTGCTGAAGAGCTAGGAAATGAGCCAGACATCCATAAGGCTTTACGTGAGCTTCAAGAATTACACCGCATGTGGAAAGAAGATGCTGGACCAGTAGCTAAAGAACATAGAGATCCAATCTGGGATAAATTTAGTGCAGCAACTAAAGTGATACATGATAAAAGACAAGCTTATTATGAAGAGCGCGATAAACTAGCTGATAAAAACCAAACGATTAAGCAAAACATAATCGCTGAAATTAAAAAATTACAGCAGCTGGTGCCAAAAATCATAAAGGATGGCAGGACCGTCTAG
- a CDS encoding shikimate dehydrogenase family protein — protein MDNKQIPHSVFGLIGQRLDYSFSRAYFTEKFENLGLEDHEYRNFEIKTEDDLLRFRESVTYNPITKTTNGKNEIIRGLNVTIPYKESMLKICDRLTPEAKTIGAVNTVVIEDNEWIGHNTDVYGFAKSLEPFLPIQQNALILGTGGASKAISYTLDALKVPHLFVSRNPQAEYSIPYEKVDNEVLKIISLIINSTPVGTYPDIEDRPDLPYDHITKEHILYDLVYNPSNTMFMKMGKVHGARVTNGYQMLVHQAEKSWELWNQ, from the coding sequence ATGGACAACAAGCAAATCCCGCATAGCGTTTTTGGACTCATAGGCCAGAGATTGGACTATAGTTTTTCTCGAGCTTATTTTACAGAAAAATTTGAAAACTTGGGATTAGAAGATCATGAATACCGCAACTTTGAAATAAAAACAGAGGATGATTTATTACGCTTTCGCGAAAGCGTGACCTACAACCCTATCACTAAAACCACCAATGGTAAAAATGAGATCATACGTGGACTCAATGTTACGATTCCATACAAAGAATCCATGCTTAAAATTTGTGATCGATTAACACCTGAAGCCAAAACTATAGGCGCTGTAAATACAGTAGTTATAGAAGATAATGAATGGATAGGACATAATACAGATGTTTACGGATTTGCAAAAAGTCTAGAACCGTTTTTACCTATTCAACAAAATGCTCTAATCTTAGGGACAGGTGGCGCGTCAAAAGCCATATCTTATACATTAGATGCGCTTAAAGTACCACATCTATTTGTTTCTCGTAATCCACAGGCCGAGTACAGTATTCCCTATGAAAAAGTAGATAACGAGGTCCTTAAAATAATTTCACTTATCATTAACTCTACACCTGTAGGGACTTATCCAGATATTGAAGATAGACCAGATTTACCCTATGATCATATCACAAAAGAGCATATTTTATATGATCTAGTCTACAATCCTAGCAATACTATGTTTATGAAAATGGGAAAGGTCCATGGTGCTCGAGTAACTAATGGATATCAAATGCTGGTACATCAAGCAGAGAAGTCTTGGGAATTATGGAATCAGTAA